In one Bacteroidota bacterium genomic region, the following are encoded:
- a CDS encoding GIY-YIG nuclease family protein yields MASVYILSSQKLKKFYIGSCFDLELRLTEHKNNKYVDSFTTLANDWELFLEMSNLEGVIARKIEKHIKSMKSKSYIENLKRFPEMRSKLISRFSNEG; encoded by the coding sequence TTGGCATCAGTTTATATATTATCATCTCAAAAGCTCAAAAAATTTTACATTGGAAGTTGTTTTGATTTAGAATTGCGTTTAACAGAGCACAAGAATAATAAGTACGTTGATTCTTTTACAACTTTGGCAAACGACTGGGAATTATTTCTCGAAATGAGTAATTTGGAAGGTGTAATTGCCCGGAAAATAGAGAAACATATTAAATCAATGAAATCAAAATCATACATTGAAAATCTAAAGAGGTTTCCTGAGATGAGGTCAAAGTTAATTTCTAGATTTTCAAACGAGGGTTAG
- the rplS gene encoding 50S ribosomal protein L19, whose protein sequence is MSLLLDYVKKQLTPEVKHPKFKAGDTVTVHYKIKEGDKERIQQFSGVVIQRKNEKATASFTVRKISNGVGVERIFPVASPFIDKIETNKVGVVRRAKLFYLRARTGKSARIREKIQNNEEA, encoded by the coding sequence ATGAGTTTATTATTAGACTACGTAAAAAAACAGTTAACCCCTGAGGTGAAACATCCTAAGTTTAAAGCAGGTGACACCGTAACTGTACACTACAAAATTAAAGAGGGTGATAAAGAACGTATCCAGCAATTTAGCGGCGTTGTTATCCAAAGAAAAAATGAAAAAGCTACAGCTTCTTTCACTGTACGTAAAATTTCGAACGGTGTTGGTGTTGAGCGTATTTTCCCGGTAGCATCTCCATTTATCGACAAAATCGAAACTAACAAGGTTGGTGTTGTTCGTCGTGCTAAATTATTCTACTTACGTGCAAGAACCGGTAAATCGGCTCGTATTCGTGAGAAGATTCAAAACAACGAAGAAGCATAA
- a CDS encoding YfhO family protein, translated as MNSPLKKYLPYIAAIVVFAVVTLIYFKPLLSGKEISQHDIMQAKGMSKEIGDFREKENTEPLWTNSMFGGMPAYQVSTLYPGNWLGKLDQAFKLFLPHPSGYIFLCFAGFFILLLCLDIEPWLALTGSLAYGLSTYFLVALGAGHNSKINALAYLPPLIGGVITLFKGRYWLGAGLTVLFMAMELNANHVQISYYGFMIIGALILSYFYYAVKEKQLPAFAKAFGIFVVVSIVAVLPNAGNLMCTNEYAKYSIRGKSELTIDRDGKSNAANSTSGLDKDYATQYSYGIGETFTFLIPDYKGGSSFSSIGDADNSALKKVDPEMRQSVANSGTYFGDQPAVGGPVYIGAIVMFLAILGLFVIKNRLKWPLLGVTILGIALAWGHNFMGLTNFFMEYVPGYNKFRAVSMTMVIAEFSLPLLAVMALDEILKTKSLNEKITLQLFKKEIEFKKVFIIAFALTGGFSLVGYLAPDLVNSFRGNNEEAQMVYAYTSRGGYPEDQARQYVSQLMPQLEIARKEIFKSDAIRSFIFITLAALFIYLYMSKKVKRELLLAAIGIFVAIDLWTVDTRYLGDKSFVSKSQNQASFEKSPADEEILKDQDPNYRVLNLSTSPFQDAATSYWHKSIGGYHGAKLRKYQELIDFHYDRQLQTFYGGINSTRGNDSLVNQLFSKLYMWNMLNTKYIIVPAGEDRSTIPFKNPQANGNAWFVKNITFVENADKEITSLGSFDTKSAAVMQVKYKGEVNAEANYSGSGSIKLTSYKPNHLVYESESGEKQFAVFSEIYYPKGWNAYVDGNLVAHGAVNYVLRGMPIPAGKHKVEFKFEPQTYKTGNSIAMVGSILVFLTIGMSAYMEFKKNKSQA; from the coding sequence ATGAATTCACCACTAAAAAAATACTTACCATACATTGCAGCCATTGTGGTTTTTGCAGTTGTAACTTTAATATATTTCAAACCTCTACTTTCCGGCAAAGAAATTTCTCAGCATGATATCATGCAAGCCAAAGGAATGAGTAAAGAAATTGGTGACTTCAGAGAGAAAGAAAACACCGAGCCGTTGTGGACTAACTCCATGTTCGGTGGAATGCCGGCCTATCAGGTTTCTACATTATATCCCGGTAATTGGTTAGGAAAATTAGATCAGGCTTTCAAATTATTTTTACCTCATCCATCCGGTTATATCTTTTTGTGCTTCGCCGGTTTTTTTATTTTGTTGCTCTGTCTCGATATCGAACCCTGGCTTGCTCTAACAGGAAGTTTAGCTTATGGATTATCAACCTATTTTTTAGTTGCGCTAGGCGCGGGACATAACTCCAAAATAAATGCATTAGCGTATTTGCCACCATTAATTGGCGGTGTTATCACATTGTTTAAAGGTCGCTATTGGTTAGGGGCGGGCTTAACGGTTCTGTTTATGGCGATGGAATTAAATGCCAATCACGTTCAGATTTCCTATTACGGATTTATGATTATTGGGGCATTAATTCTTTCTTATTTCTATTATGCCGTAAAAGAAAAACAACTCCCCGCATTCGCTAAAGCATTTGGGATTTTTGTTGTAGTAAGTATTGTTGCCGTATTGCCAAACGCGGGAAATTTAATGTGTACAAATGAGTACGCTAAATACAGTATTCGCGGTAAGAGTGAATTAACAATTGATCGTGATGGAAAAAGTAATGCAGCGAATTCCACTTCCGGATTAGATAAAGATTACGCTACGCAATATAGTTATGGAATAGGGGAGACATTCACTTTTTTGATTCCGGATTATAAAGGAGGTTCTTCATTCAGTTCAATTGGTGATGCGGATAACAGTGCGCTCAAAAAAGTTGATCCGGAAATGCGTCAATCCGTTGCCAATAGCGGAACTTATTTTGGTGATCAACCTGCTGTTGGTGGTCCGGTTTACATTGGTGCCATTGTAATGTTTTTAGCTATTCTTGGTTTGTTTGTTATAAAAAACAGATTGAAATGGCCATTGTTGGGCGTTACTATTTTAGGGATTGCATTGGCATGGGGACATAACTTCATGGGCTTAACAAATTTCTTTATGGAATATGTGCCCGGTTATAATAAATTCAGAGCCGTATCCATGACGATGGTGATTGCTGAATTTAGTTTACCATTGTTAGCAGTGATGGCACTTGATGAGATTTTAAAAACAAAATCGCTCAATGAAAAAATAACATTGCAACTTTTCAAAAAAGAAATTGAATTCAAAAAAGTATTCATCATTGCTTTCGCGTTAACAGGTGGGTTTAGTTTAGTAGGTTATTTAGCTCCTGATTTAGTAAACAGCTTCCGCGGAAATAATGAAGAAGCACAAATGGTATACGCGTATACATCGCGCGGTGGTTACCCTGAAGATCAGGCACGTCAGTATGTTTCTCAATTAATGCCACAATTGGAAATTGCACGTAAAGAAATTTTTAAATCGGATGCAATCCGTTCGTTTATCTTCATCACCTTAGCTGCTTTGTTTATTTATTTATACATGAGCAAAAAAGTAAAGCGCGAATTATTGTTGGCGGCAATTGGCATTTTTGTGGCCATTGATTTATGGACAGTTGATACACGTTATTTAGGCGATAAATCATTTGTAAGTAAATCGCAGAATCAAGCCAGTTTTGAAAAATCGCCGGCCGATGAAGAAATCCTAAAAGATCAGGACCCGAATTATCGTGTATTGAATCTGTCTACAAGTCCGTTTCAAGATGCGGCTACATCCTATTGGCATAAATCCATTGGAGGTTATCATGGTGCTAAGTTGAGGAAGTATCAAGAATTGATAGATTTCCATTACGACCGACAATTGCAAACTTTTTATGGTGGTATTAATTCTACCAGAGGAAATGATTCTTTAGTGAATCAATTGTTTTCAAAATTGTATATGTGGAATATGCTAAACACAAAGTATATTATTGTTCCTGCCGGTGAAGATCGCAGTACGATTCCGTTTAAAAATCCACAGGCTAACGGTAATGCCTGGTTTGTAAAAAACATAACATTTGTGGAGAATGCGGATAAAGAAATCACCTCTCTCGGAAGTTTTGATACGAAATCAGCCGCGGTGATGCAAGTGAAATATAAAGGTGAAGTAAATGCGGAGGCTAATTACAGCGGAAGTGGTTCTATCAAATTAACGTCATACAAACCAAATCATCTTGTGTATGAAAGTGAGAGCGGAGAAAAGCAATTTGCGGTGTTCTCTGAAATTTACTATCCGAAAGGATGGAATGCTTATGTGGATGGCAATTTAGTAGCGCACGGGGCTGTAAATTACGTTTTACGCGGTATGCCAATTCCTGCAGGAAAACACAAAGTCGAGTTTAAATTTGAACCTCAAACTTATAAAACGGGTAATTCAATTGCCATGGTTGGTTCAATTTTAGTCTTCTTAACAATTGGCATGAGCGCATACATGGAATTTAAAAAGAACAAAAGTCAGGCTTAA
- the trxA gene encoding thioredoxin, with protein sequence MALEINDANFEELVLKSDKPVLVDFWAEWCGPCRMVGPIVEELAKEYDGKAVIGKVNVDHNPNISMNFGIRNIPTLLFFKNGQVVDKQVGAVPKANLAAKLNAQM encoded by the coding sequence ATGGCACTAGAAATTAATGACGCTAACTTTGAGGAGTTAGTATTAAAAAGCGACAAACCTGTATTGGTTGACTTTTGGGCAGAGTGGTGTGGTCCTTGCCGTATGGTAGGTCCAATTGTGGAAGAATTAGCTAAGGAATATGATGGTAAGGCAGTAATCGGCAAAGTAAATGTCGATCACAATCCAAATATCAGCATGAACTTTGGTATTCGTAACATCCCAACATTATTGTTCTTTAAAAACGGACAAGTTGTGGATAAGCAAGTAGGAGCAGTACCTAAGGCCAATTTAGCGGCAAAGCTAAATGCTCAAATGTAA
- a CDS encoding DUF4197 domain-containing protein, producing MKKILIVLNVMFATALVNAQTLGDLWNQNKGTIVNTATQAAQAVINGTNSNTPSLTNEEIIKGLREALTVGTNSSTASASKADGYLKNTRLFIPWPEEAKDMKERLTKLGMKKQIADFETSLNRAAEEAAKKAAPVFIDAITKMSISDGMAILNGNDTAATNFLRKTSYAPLYDQFLPVVKEAIAKVNVTKYWNPLVTKYNKLPGVKKQNPNLDDYVTKKAANGLFVLIADEEAKIRKDPMARVTDILKKVFGFKK from the coding sequence ATGAAAAAGATATTAATAGTATTAAATGTGATGTTTGCTACAGCTTTAGTAAACGCACAAACTTTGGGTGATTTATGGAATCAAAACAAAGGGACCATCGTAAACACCGCTACGCAAGCCGCGCAAGCCGTAATTAATGGCACCAATTCCAACACACCATCACTAACCAATGAAGAAATCATTAAAGGTTTACGTGAAGCTTTAACGGTTGGAACAAACAGCTCAACAGCCAGTGCAAGTAAAGCCGATGGGTATTTGAAAAACACACGTTTATTCATTCCATGGCCGGAAGAAGCAAAAGACATGAAAGAGCGATTAACTAAATTAGGAATGAAAAAACAAATCGCCGATTTTGAAACCAGCTTGAATCGCGCTGCGGAAGAGGCTGCTAAAAAAGCTGCACCTGTTTTTATTGATGCTATTACCAAAATGAGCATCAGCGACGGAATGGCCATATTAAATGGAAATGATACAGCCGCCACTAATTTCTTGCGTAAAACATCCTATGCGCCATTATACGATCAGTTTTTACCGGTTGTAAAAGAAGCGATTGCAAAAGTAAACGTGACAAAGTATTGGAATCCTTTAGTGACAAAATACAATAAGTTACCGGGCGTGAAAAAGCAGAACCCAAATTTGGATGATTATGTTACGAAGAAGGCAGCCAATGGTTTATTTGTTTTGATTGCGGATGAGGAGGCTAAAATCCGTAAAGACCCTATGGCGCGAGTAACGGACATACTCAAAAAAGTGTTCGGGTTTAAAAAATAA
- a CDS encoding competence/damage-inducible protein A encodes MRAEILTIGDEILIGQITNTNSVWIAQQLNLLGIKVVHMSSVSDDKEAIIKAFDDAVTRAEFVFITGGLGPTKDDITKKTFAEYFNTILEIDERVLNTVKGFFERRNRELTEINRQQALVPKGCIVIENKNGTAPGMWMKKGNTVFISMPGVPYEMKSMMSELILPKIKSENKLPHIYHKTVLTQGLGESFLAEKIEKWEDALAENNIKLAYLPQPGIVRLRLSTFGENSEVLKSVIENEIEKLRKIIPEYIYGYENYGEDQPGLEKIVSELLRERKLRVSLAESCTGGYIASLFTSLAGSSDIFNGSIVPYQNQIKHELLHVDAALFETVGAVSKECVIQMANETRKKFHTDYAIATSGIAGPAGGTAEKPVGTVWVAVASPEKTIALKFLFGDNRQRNIQMTANAALNMLRKIILKQE; translated from the coding sequence ATGCGTGCCGAAATTTTAACCATTGGAGATGAAATTTTGATTGGCCAGATAACCAATACCAATTCGGTTTGGATTGCCCAGCAATTAAATTTATTAGGAATAAAAGTAGTTCATATGTCGTCGGTAAGCGATGATAAAGAGGCAATTATAAAGGCTTTTGATGATGCTGTCACACGTGCTGAATTTGTGTTTATAACCGGTGGACTTGGTCCTACTAAAGACGATATTACCAAGAAAACCTTCGCGGAATATTTTAACACTATTTTAGAAATTGATGAGCGTGTTTTAAATACCGTAAAGGGATTCTTTGAAAGAAGAAACCGTGAATTAACAGAAATAAACCGACAACAAGCATTAGTGCCTAAAGGTTGTATTGTGATTGAAAACAAAAACGGTACTGCACCGGGCATGTGGATGAAAAAAGGAAACACGGTTTTTATTTCAATGCCGGGAGTTCCTTATGAAATGAAATCGATGATGAGTGAATTGATTTTACCAAAAATAAAATCTGAAAATAAATTGCCTCACATCTATCATAAAACAGTTTTAACACAAGGCCTCGGTGAAAGTTTTTTGGCAGAGAAAATTGAAAAATGGGAAGATGCCTTAGCAGAAAACAATATTAAACTTGCCTATCTACCTCAACCCGGAATTGTCCGTTTACGCTTATCTACATTCGGAGAAAACAGTGAGGTATTAAAATCTGTGATTGAAAATGAAATAGAGAAACTACGTAAAATAATTCCGGAATATATTTATGGATATGAAAATTACGGGGAAGATCAACCGGGATTGGAGAAAATAGTGAGTGAATTATTGCGAGAACGAAAACTCCGTGTTTCTTTAGCCGAAAGTTGTACAGGCGGATACATCGCCTCTCTATTTACATCCTTAGCGGGCAGCTCGGATATTTTTAATGGAAGTATCGTTCCATATCAAAATCAGATTAAACATGAGTTGTTACATGTTGATGCCGCTTTGTTTGAAACGGTAGGCGCTGTCAGCAAAGAATGCGTGATACAAATGGCCAATGAAACTAGAAAAAAATTTCACACCGATTATGCTATTGCCACTTCCGGCATTGCAGGCCCTGCAGGCGGAACAGCCGAAAAACCGGTTGGAACGGTTTGGGTAGCCGTTGCTTCGCCCGAAAAAACCATTGCACTCAAATTCTTATTTGGAGATAATCGTCAGCGTAATATTCAAATGACAGCTAATGCTGCATTAAATATGCTCAGAAAAATAATTTTGAAACAGGAATAA